TCGGAGACGACACCGCGCAGCGTCGAGTCCTCGACGACCAGGACGTGCTGCACCCCGTGGCTGACGAAGACCTGGCGGACCGTGCCCAGCGTGGCGTCGGGCCCCACCGTGATCGGCGGGCCGCTCATCAGGTCGGCGGCACGGACCGTGCCCAGGCTCAGCTCCACCCCGCGACGGTACGACGGGCCGCGGGTCCGTGACCGGCGGAAACGACTGCTTCGGGACGCAGGACCGTGTGAGCCAGGACCTAGGACCCGGATGCGTATCGACCGCCACCGGGGGCACCCTGCGGGCATGACACGTCACGCACCCCAGCGCGTCCTGGTGACCGGCGCCGGCGGCTACATCGGCTCCCGCCTGGTGCCCGAGCTGCTGCGGCGCGGTCACCACGTGCGGGCGACGTTCTCCCGGGGCACGTCCGACCCGGCCCTGTGGTGGGTGCACGAGCGCGGCTGGGCCGACCGGCTCGAGGTGGTCGGCATGGACGCCGGCGAGCCCGAGCAGGTCGAGGCGGCCGTCGAGGGCGTGGACGCGGTCTACTGGCTGGTCCACGCGATGGGCGGCCCCGACTTCGCCGCCCGCGACCGCGAGTGGGCGGGCACGATGAGCAAGGCGGCCGCCCAGGCCGGGGTGGGCCGCATCGTCTACCTCTCCGGACTGGTCCCCGACGTCGAGGAGAGCCGGCTCTCCGAGCACATCGCCTCGCGGCTGGAGGTCGAGCGGCTGCTGTCCACCGACGGCGTCCCCACCCTGACGATCCGGGCGGCGATCGTGATGGGGTCGGGCTCCACGTCCTTCGAGATGCTGCGTCACCTCAGCGAGCGGCTGTGGGTGCGCGGGGTGCCGATCTGGCTGCGCTCCAAGGTCCAGCCGATCGCCGTGTCCGACGTCGTCGAGGCCCTCATGGGCGCGCTCTCCGCGGACCCGGTCACCCGCTCCTACGACGTGGGTGGCCCCGACGTCGTGCCCTACCCCGCCCTCATGGCCACCGCCTCGCGGCAGATGCGGCTGGTGCGGCCCAGCCTGCCGCTGCTGCTCGCCCCGACGCGGCTGGTCGGGTTCGTCGGCGGTCGTATCGCACCGGTGCCCACCACCACGGCCGAGTCGCTGGTCGGGAGCCTGCACCACGACATGGTGTGCGGGCCCGACGCCGAGGACTTCCTCCGCGACCTGATGCCCGAGGGCCACCGGCTCGTCGGGGTCGAGGAAGCCGTGACGCGGTCGCTGACCCGGCCGCGCGCCGGCGTACGCGCGCGGGACCGGGACCCGCTCGGTCCCCTGCCCGGTGACCCGGCGTGGGCAGGCGGCACGACCCACCTCTTCGACGGCCGGGTGAGGCGCCGCGGTGGCCTCCTGCGCCGCCTGGCGCTCGGCCCGGTGTGGCCGGAGTGGCCGCCCTACGACTGAGAGGGGTCGGTGCGACGCTCCGGGCTGAACCCGTGGTCGAGGCCCCACAGCACGGCGTTGGTGCGGCTGGTGACGCCCATCTTGCGATAGCTGGTGCGGATGTAGGACTTGACCGAGTTGATCGACAGTGAGGCGTGCTCGGCGATCTCCTGGTTGGACAGCCCCTGGGTGATCAGCGCGATCACCTCCGCCTCACGAGCGGTCAGGCCGGCGTCGCGTCCGGGCCACCCGTCCTGGGCGTCAGAGTGCGAAGACCCGTTGGCCCGGCCGTCGACGACCCGGTCGGCGCCGTGGACGCCGTCGAAGGTGCCGTGGTGCCCGTCGACCACGCACTCCCCGGCGTGGACCCGTCGGAGCGCGGAGACCAGGTCACGGGCGTTCGCGGTCTTGGAGAGGTAGGCCGACGCCCCGCGCTGGAGCGCCTCGTCCACCAGACGCCGGTCGAGGTTCCAGGAGTAGACCGCGACGCGACGCACGCGCGGGTGACCGACCAGCTCGTGCAGCGCGGCGGAGCGGCCGTGCAGGGCGACGTCGACCAGGGCGACGTCGAGGTCGTGGTCGAGGGGCTGGCGCGAGTCGAGGGAGCGGAGCTCGACCTCCTCGGCGAAGGGTCGCAGCATCTCGGCAAGTCCGCGGACGACGACCTCGGCGTCGTCGATGATGGCCAGACGGATGGGCATGCCAAGGAGTTTATGTAATCAGCATCCGTCACCCCTCAGGGTGATGCTCGCCGCGGACACCCCATCATCGCAGGTCAGGGCGCCGCGGGGCCTCAGACCAGCGGCCGTCCGAGCCGGTGGCGCAGCCGCATGTCCCACACGTTGAGGTGGATCGGCCCCCACCACAGCACCGACGGCGTGAGCGCCTTCACCCGGCGTACGACGGCACACAGCCGCCGCAGCCGCCGCTCGTCGCGCTCGGTCCACCGCAGGCCCATGGCGTCGCGGAACTCGGGGTGCAGGAAGCCGGTGTTGACCCAGCGCATCCACCGGCCCATGAGGAGCTGCAGCGGCCGAGGGAGGAAGCGCACCTCGAGGATGTCGAGCAGGTAGGCACGCGTGCGCTCGTCGATCGAGATGCGCTGCTTGCCGGCCTCCCAGTAGTCCCAGAAGTCGGCCAGCGTCGGGGGCCACAGCTCGCGCGGCACCTGCAGCGAGGTGGCGAAGCGGGTCGCGTGGCGGTAGAACTCCTCGGCGTCCTCCGGTGACGGCTCGCCGTGCACCCGGCAGCGGTAGTCCCACGGTCCCAGGAACAGGCACGCCGCGACCCAGCGCTGCAGCTGGGGCGAGAAGGCGTTGTAGCGCACCGGGCTCGACGCCCGCGAGCGCACCTGGCGGTGGACGGTGTCGACGGCCGTGCGGAACAGCTCGCGGTCGCGGTCGGAGCCCACCAGCGCGACCGCGAGGTAGGTGCCGGTCGTGCGCGCCCGCTTCCACGGGTGGAGGAAGATCTTGCCGCTGTCGACCACGCTCTCCTGGACGCCGTAGCCCACCTCCGGCCACGCCAGCTGCATGACGACGTTGGCGCCCCCGCCGAAGGCGACGGCGGTCAGGTCGATCCACGGCCTCAGGTCGTACGCCGGGTCGGGGTCGGGCACGACCCGGCCGCCCCAGTCGCCGGGTCCGGGCAGGTGACGGGTGCTCATGCTCGTCAGACCAGGGGACGGCCCAGACGGCGTCGCACCGCGACGTCGACGAGCAGCAGGTTGAACGGGAAGGCGCGCAGCGCGTCGGGCAGCGGCCACAGCGCCGCGCCGAGCACGCGCAGGAACGTGGCGTGCCACAGGTCCTGGGTGCTGCTCCACTCCAGGCCGAGGAGCTCACGGACCTCCGGCGGAAGGAACCCGGTGTTGGAGAAGCGGACGAGCGGCGCCAGGGCCGCCGAGAGGGGGAAGGGCAGCACGCGGGCCTCGAGCAGCGAGCGGAGCATCCGGACCGTGTCGTCGTCCATGCCGCTCGCGGTGGCCTGGGCCAGCCCGTTGGCCCAGTACTCCTCGAAGGCCTCGAGGCTCTCGTGCCACATCTCGTCGGTCACCTGGAGGGTGGTGCCGAAGCGGCGGCCCATCTCGAAGACCTCCCGCTCCTGCTCCGGGTCGAGCGGGCCGTGCATGCGCTGCGCCATGTCGCGCGCGCCGTAGTACAGGCACGAGGCGACCCACAGCTGCAGGCCGCGGTCGAAGGCGTTGTAGGGCACCTCGGCGCCCGGCGCCGACCGCACCTGGCGGTGGGAGCCGTTGACCGCCTCGCGGTAGGCGGCGCGGGTCTCCTCGTCGCCGTACATCGCGACCGCGAGGTAGGTCAGCGTGGTGCGGGTGCGCTTGAGGGGGCGGGTGAAGATGCTGCCCGAGCTGACCGGCGACTCCAGGACGCCGCGCGCCACCGGGCGCCACGAGAGCTGCAGGGCGACGTTGGCCCCACCAGCCAGGACGGCTCCGATGCCGTCGACCTTGCGGTGCAGGCGGCGGCGCTGGTCGGGGTCGCGGCCCAGCAGGTCGCCCCGGCGCGTGCCGGTCGGGAGGTGCCGGACCGGCGCGTCCGCGGCGGATGCCCTCGTGGAGACCACGGTCGACCCCTTCCCGTGCGTTACCGTTTCCTGGACCCTAGGAGTGACAACACCCGTAGTCAATCGCCCGGACGTGCCAGAGAGGGGTGGGTCGTGGACCAGCCCGGTGCCGACGACGAGCACCGCCTCTGGGGCGGCACGACGCTGGCCGACCGCCGGGCCGGGCGTCGCGAGAAGCTCCTCGCCGCCGGCCTCGACCTGCTCGGCTCCGACGAGACCGGCGGGGTCTCGGTGCGGGCGGTGTGCCGCCGCGCCCAGCTGACCGAGCGCTACTTCTACGAGTCCTACCGCGACCGCGACGCCCTCGTCGTCGCGGTGTACGACGAGGTGGCGGCCGAGACCCAGCGGGTGCTCCACGAGGCGACCCAGGGGCTGGAGGACCAGGAGGCCGTGGCCCGGGCCGCGGTCGAGGCGATGGTCGGTCTCGTCCTCGACGACCCGCGCAAGGGCCGGGTGCTCCTCCTGGCCCCGATCACCGAGCCCCAGCTCGCCGGCCGCGGGATGCGCTTCATCCCCGCGGTGATCGACATGGTCCGCGAGCACCTCTCGCGCGACGTCTCCGACCAGGACCGCGCGATGATCGCGACGGGCCTGATCGGCGCGCTCA
This genomic window from Nocardioides marmoribigeumensis contains:
- a CDS encoding response regulator transcription factor — protein: MPIRLAIIDDAEVVVRGLAEMLRPFAEEVELRSLDSRQPLDHDLDVALVDVALHGRSAALHELVGHPRVRRVAVYSWNLDRRLVDEALQRGASAYLSKTANARDLVSALRRVHAGECVVDGHHGTFDGVHGADRVVDGRANGSSHSDAQDGWPGRDAGLTAREAEVIALITQGLSNQEIAEHASLSINSVKSYIRTSYRKMGVTSRTNAVLWGLDHGFSPERRTDPSQS
- a CDS encoding NAD(P)H-binding protein, translating into MTRHAPQRVLVTGAGGYIGSRLVPELLRRGHHVRATFSRGTSDPALWWVHERGWADRLEVVGMDAGEPEQVEAAVEGVDAVYWLVHAMGGPDFAARDREWAGTMSKAAAQAGVGRIVYLSGLVPDVEESRLSEHIASRLEVERLLSTDGVPTLTIRAAIVMGSGSTSFEMLRHLSERLWVRGVPIWLRSKVQPIAVSDVVEALMGALSADPVTRSYDVGGPDVVPYPALMATASRQMRLVRPSLPLLLAPTRLVGFVGGRIAPVPTTTAESLVGSLHHDMVCGPDAEDFLRDLMPEGHRLVGVEEAVTRSLTRPRAGVRARDRDPLGPLPGDPAWAGGTTHLFDGRVRRRGGLLRRLALGPVWPEWPPYD
- a CDS encoding oxygenase MpaB family protein: MVSTRASAADAPVRHLPTGTRRGDLLGRDPDQRRRLHRKVDGIGAVLAGGANVALQLSWRPVARGVLESPVSSGSIFTRPLKRTRTTLTYLAVAMYGDEETRAAYREAVNGSHRQVRSAPGAEVPYNAFDRGLQLWVASCLYYGARDMAQRMHGPLDPEQEREVFEMGRRFGTTLQVTDEMWHESLEAFEEYWANGLAQATASGMDDDTVRMLRSLLEARVLPFPLSAALAPLVRFSNTGFLPPEVRELLGLEWSSTQDLWHATFLRVLGAALWPLPDALRAFPFNLLLVDVAVRRRLGRPLV
- a CDS encoding TetR/AcrR family transcriptional regulator, whose product is MDQPGADDEHRLWGGTTLADRRAGRREKLLAAGLDLLGSDETGGVSVRAVCRRAQLTERYFYESYRDRDALVVAVYDEVAAETQRVLHEATQGLEDQEAVARAAVEAMVGLVLDDPRKGRVLLLAPITEPQLAGRGMRFIPAVIDMVREHLSRDVSDQDRAMIATGLIGALMGLFHGFLTGTLDGVTRDQFVEHCVKLLVTADRLES
- a CDS encoding oxygenase MpaB family protein — encoded protein: MSTRHLPGPGDWGGRVVPDPDPAYDLRPWIDLTAVAFGGGANVVMQLAWPEVGYGVQESVVDSGKIFLHPWKRARTTGTYLAVALVGSDRDRELFRTAVDTVHRQVRSRASSPVRYNAFSPQLQRWVAACLFLGPWDYRCRVHGEPSPEDAEEFYRHATRFATSLQVPRELWPPTLADFWDYWEAGKQRISIDERTRAYLLDILEVRFLPRPLQLLMGRWMRWVNTGFLHPEFRDAMGLRWTERDERRLRRLCAVVRRVKALTPSVLWWGPIHLNVWDMRLRHRLGRPLV